The proteins below are encoded in one region of Chloroflexota bacterium:
- a CDS encoding amidohydrolase family protein: MTRLLIVGGTIVDGTGAPGYPGTVAVTDDGRLRIARIGPSAAVATAQATSARATSAPATSETHATADDGLRAAPAARTIDATGWIVAPGFIDLHSHSGLMILADPLHEPKVRQGVTTEVIGVDGNGYAPFPDHADLEAFVVLNGGLDGRPEIAFDWATVADQLARFDGTVSVNIATLVGNSALRIAAVGWDDVPATPVALDRMRGLLRESMEEGAFGVSSGLDYPPGAFASTTELAALAREAAARGGIYHTHVRYALGDRFLDPFREAIEIGRRGEAPAHITHFYHRTTFPGSPERMLELIDDARAEGLDVTFDAYPYEWASTRLLILLPLWVQEGGPARTRERLADRRVRERIRADLVVRGTLFAGAGGLADVRVGYFARPEHAHWEGSTLGEILAETGADPVDLLCDLLLAEDLRLNEVTPGPHTDGIRRFYRHPVAMVGTDSTFVGVRPSPRTYGSFPRILGQFVRDERILGLEDAVHRMTGAPAARLGLTDRGRLADGLAADIVVFDPATVASLATYDEPRRFPVGIEHVIVNGVTVVDGGRHTGATPGRALRHGRD, translated from the coding sequence ATGACCAGGCTCCTCATCGTCGGCGGCACGATCGTCGATGGGACGGGCGCACCGGGATATCCGGGCACGGTCGCCGTCACGGACGATGGCCGCCTGCGGATCGCGCGGATCGGGCCCAGTGCCGCGGTCGCGACCGCCCAGGCCACGAGTGCCCGGGCCACGAGTGCCCCGGCCACGAGTGAGACGCACGCGACCGCGGACGACGGTCTCCGCGCCGCGCCGGCGGCCCGGACGATCGATGCGACGGGCTGGATCGTCGCGCCCGGATTCATCGACCTCCACAGCCACAGCGGGCTCATGATCCTCGCCGATCCGCTGCACGAGCCGAAGGTCCGCCAGGGCGTGACGACGGAAGTCATCGGCGTCGACGGCAACGGCTACGCACCGTTCCCAGATCACGCGGATCTCGAGGCGTTCGTCGTGCTCAATGGCGGGCTCGATGGTCGTCCGGAGATCGCCTTCGACTGGGCAACCGTGGCCGATCAGCTCGCCCGGTTCGACGGCACGGTGAGCGTGAACATCGCGACCCTCGTCGGCAACTCCGCCCTCCGGATCGCGGCCGTCGGCTGGGACGACGTTCCCGCGACGCCAGTCGCCCTCGACCGGATGCGCGGCCTCCTTCGGGAATCGATGGAGGAGGGTGCCTTCGGCGTGAGCTCCGGCCTCGACTACCCGCCCGGCGCCTTCGCCTCCACCACGGAGCTGGCCGCCCTGGCACGGGAGGCCGCCGCCCGCGGCGGCATCTACCACACCCACGTGCGCTATGCGCTCGGCGATCGATTCCTCGATCCGTTCCGGGAGGCGATCGAGATCGGTCGGCGCGGCGAGGCGCCGGCCCACATCACCCACTTCTACCATCGCACCACCTTCCCGGGGAGCCCGGAGCGAATGCTCGAGCTCATCGATGACGCCCGCGCCGAAGGACTCGACGTCACCTTCGATGCGTACCCATACGAGTGGGCGAGCACCCGCCTCCTCATCCTGCTCCCGCTCTGGGTACAGGAGGGCGGCCCGGCCCGGACCAGGGAGCGTCTCGCCGATCGCCGCGTCAGGGAGCGGATCCGCGCCGACCTCGTCGTCCGGGGCACGCTGTTCGCCGGTGCCGGCGGTCTGGCGGACGTCCGTGTCGGATACTTCGCGCGGCCGGAGCACGCGCACTGGGAAGGTTCGACGCTCGGCGAGATCCTCGCCGAGACGGGCGCCGACCCGGTCGACCTCCTCTGCGACCTGCTCCTCGCCGAAGACCTCCGACTCAACGAGGTGACCCCGGGCCCGCACACGGACGGCATCCGTCGGTTCTACCGGCACCCGGTCGCGATGGTCGGCACGGACAGCACGTTCGTCGGCGTCAGGCCGAGCCCGCGGACGTACGGAAGCTTTCCCCGGATCCTCGGCCAGTTTGTCCGCGACGAGCGGATCCTCGGCCTCGAGGACGCCGTCCACCGGATGACCGGGGCGCCGGCCGCACGGCTCGGCCTCACGGACCGCGGCCGCCTCGCCGATGGGCTCGCTGCCGACATCGTGGTCTTCGACCCGGCCACGGTGGCGAGCCTCGCCACCTACGACGAACCCCGCCGCTTCCCGGTCGGCATCGAGCACGTGATCGTGAACGGCGTCACCGTCGTGGACGGAGGTCGGCACACCGGCGCCACGCCGGGCCGCGCACTCCGGCATGGCCGGGATTGA
- a CDS encoding xanthine dehydrogenase family protein: MAGIDRPRSTPSLDRPAAPAASWGARREGPLVTIVPASRPASIARAPLRREGPAKLTGVALYTDDLVFPGAWFGATIRSAEAHAGLLGFDRDPDFPWGRVVIVTAADIPGPNIVSLITDDQPILVPVGGEIRHHAEPLALVAAPDRATLRAACAAFRPRTEPLPPVLDPLQSEQVFASFDIRTGDVDAAMASADLVVEGEYRVGHQEQLYIENNAMIAVPRPDGGVTVHGSLQCPYYIHRALKRALLLDDEGAQVVQAETGGGFGGKEEYPSMLALHAALLARAAARPIRMIYDRHEDIAATTKRHPAIVRYRSGVSAVGDLVAQDVEIVMDGGAYCTLSPVVLSRGTLHAGGPYRCANVRIRSRAMATNTPPNGAFRGFGAPQTEFAAEMQVNRIAEALGVSPVELRRRWVYREGDATPTGQILRESVAGEEVLLRAAEAAEFERIRERTAEARRARAGSGLVMAPFEGGPERTAHGIGLALAWHGAGFTGSGEVHLASVASLELTADGEIVILTGSTEMGQGTKTIFPQLVASELGVPIETVEIAPQDTAFVPDSGPTVASRTAMVVGGLLIRAARRLRTEVEERTGGSFAASYASDARMHGATRIDERFAPYPGVAFDDETYTGDAYPAFGWASAVAEVDVDLDTGAVAVRSVVAADDVGRVIHPILAEGQVEGGTLQAVGYATIEEMKVRGGRYLNDRLATYLIPTSLDAPRITALLVEAPFSGAPHGAKGVGELPMDVAAPAVVAAIHDAVGVWIHELPATPERILGALAALTPLRPGVPRESGGRGGR, from the coding sequence ATGGCCGGGATTGACAGACCGCGCTCGACGCCCTCGCTTGACAGGCCCGCCGCGCCAGCCGCATCGTGGGGCGCCAGGAGGGAAGGCCCACTCGTGACGATCGTTCCCGCGTCCCGCCCGGCCTCGATCGCCCGCGCGCCGCTCCGCCGCGAAGGGCCGGCGAAACTCACCGGCGTGGCCCTCTACACGGACGATCTCGTCTTCCCCGGCGCCTGGTTCGGTGCGACGATCCGCTCGGCGGAGGCGCACGCCGGCCTCCTCGGCTTCGATCGGGACCCGGACTTCCCATGGGGTCGGGTGGTCATCGTCACCGCCGCGGACATCCCGGGTCCGAACATCGTCAGCCTCATCACCGACGACCAGCCCATCCTCGTCCCGGTCGGCGGCGAGATCCGCCACCATGCCGAGCCGCTCGCTCTTGTCGCGGCGCCGGATCGGGCGACGCTTCGGGCCGCATGCGCTGCGTTCAGGCCGCGGACCGAGCCGCTCCCGCCGGTCCTGGATCCCCTGCAGAGCGAGCAGGTCTTCGCCAGCTTCGACATCCGGACCGGTGACGTCGACGCGGCGATGGCGAGCGCCGACCTCGTCGTTGAGGGCGAGTACCGGGTCGGCCACCAGGAGCAGCTGTATATCGAGAACAACGCGATGATCGCGGTGCCGCGGCCGGACGGCGGAGTGACCGTCCACGGCTCGCTCCAGTGCCCCTACTACATCCACCGGGCGTTGAAGCGGGCGCTCCTCCTCGACGACGAGGGCGCGCAGGTGGTCCAGGCGGAGACGGGCGGCGGCTTCGGCGGCAAGGAAGAATACCCGTCGATGCTCGCGCTCCACGCCGCGCTCCTCGCCAGGGCGGCGGCGCGGCCCATCCGGATGATCTACGACCGCCACGAGGACATCGCGGCGACGACGAAACGCCATCCGGCGATCGTCCGTTACCGGAGCGGCGTGAGCGCCGTGGGCGACCTCGTGGCCCAGGACGTCGAGATCGTCATGGACGGCGGCGCGTACTGCACCCTCAGTCCCGTCGTCCTGTCGCGTGGGACGCTCCATGCTGGCGGCCCGTATCGCTGTGCGAACGTCCGGATCCGCTCCCGGGCGATGGCCACGAACACGCCGCCGAACGGCGCCTTCCGTGGCTTCGGCGCGCCCCAGACCGAGTTCGCCGCGGAGATGCAGGTGAACCGCATCGCGGAGGCGCTCGGCGTCTCGCCCGTGGAGCTCCGGCGGCGATGGGTCTATCGGGAGGGCGACGCGACCCCGACCGGTCAGATCCTCCGCGAGAGTGTCGCCGGCGAGGAGGTCCTTCTCCGGGCCGCCGAGGCGGCCGAATTCGAGCGCATCCGCGAGCGGACCGCCGAGGCCCGTCGAGCACGCGCCGGCTCGGGCCTGGTCATGGCGCCGTTCGAGGGCGGGCCCGAGCGGACGGCCCACGGCATCGGCCTCGCGCTCGCCTGGCATGGGGCCGGGTTCACCGGTTCTGGCGAGGTCCATCTCGCGTCCGTGGCGTCCCTCGAGCTCACTGCCGACGGCGAGATCGTCATCCTCACCGGCTCGACGGAGATGGGCCAGGGGACGAAGACGATCTTCCCCCAGCTCGTCGCCTCTGAGCTCGGCGTGCCGATCGAGACCGTCGAGATCGCTCCGCAGGACACGGCCTTCGTGCCGGATTCGGGCCCCACCGTCGCATCGCGGACGGCGATGGTGGTCGGCGGCCTCCTCATCCGGGCGGCTCGACGGCTCCGGACCGAGGTCGAGGAACGGACTGGCGGATCGTTCGCCGCCTCGTACGCCTCGGACGCTCGGATGCACGGAGCGACGCGCATCGACGAGCGATTCGCGCCGTACCCGGGCGTCGCCTTCGACGACGAGACCTACACCGGCGATGCGTATCCGGCGTTCGGCTGGGCCTCCGCCGTGGCCGAGGTGGACGTCGATCTCGACACGGGAGCAGTCGCGGTCCGGAGCGTCGTCGCCGCCGACGACGTCGGTCGGGTCATCCACCCGATCCTCGCCGAGGGCCAGGTGGAGGGCGGCACGCTGCAGGCCGTCGGCTATGCGACGATCGAGGAGATGAAGGTCCGCGGCGGCCGCTATCTCAACGACCGCCTTGCGACCTACCTCATCCCCACCTCCCTCGATGCCCCGCGGATCACGGCGCTCCTCGTGGAAGCCCCCTTCTCGGGCGCTCCGCACGGCGCGAAGGGCGTCGGCGAGCTGCCCATGGACGTCGCCGCGCCGGCGGTCGTCGCCGCCATCCACGATGCGGTCGGCGTCTGGATCCACGAGCTGCCCGCGACGCCGGAGCGGATCCTCGGTGCGCTCGCGGCGCTGACTCCCCTCAGGCCCGGCGTCCCCCGCGAGTCCGGCGGACGAGGCGGCCGATGA
- a CDS encoding (2Fe-2S)-binding protein, giving the protein MTTVRFAVNGAPAEVDVSGSRRLLDVLREELALTGTKEGCGEGECGACSVLLDGALVDACLVPMCQVEGADIRTVEGLGRAVASGVPPTPDDLDALQRAFLETGGAQCGICTPGMLMAGHAFLASGTPPTDEAIREAIAGNLCRCTGYTKIVEAIALAATRTATFDA; this is encoded by the coding sequence ATGACGACGGTGCGCTTCGCCGTCAACGGCGCCCCGGCCGAGGTGGATGTCTCCGGCAGCCGGCGACTCCTCGACGTGCTCCGCGAGGAGCTCGCGCTCACCGGGACGAAGGAGGGTTGCGGGGAGGGGGAGTGCGGGGCGTGCTCCGTCCTCCTCGACGGTGCCCTTGTCGATGCCTGCCTCGTCCCGATGTGCCAGGTGGAAGGCGCCGACATCCGCACGGTGGAAGGGCTCGGGCGCGCTGTCGCCAGCGGCGTCCCGCCGACTCCGGATGACCTCGACGCGCTCCAGCGCGCCTTCCTCGAGACCGGCGGGGCCCAGTGCGGCATCTGCACGCCGGGCATGCTCATGGCCGGACACGCGTTCCTCGCCTCCGGGACTCCGCCGACCGACGAGGCCATCCGCGAGGCGATCGCCGGCAATCTCTGCCGCTGCACGGGGTACACCAAGATCGTCGAGGCGATCGCGCTCGCCGCCACGCGCACGGCGACATTCGACGC
- a CDS encoding helix-turn-helix domain-containing protein: MVRYGRRLDAANEAAARIRTTIGVELRNSRRGAGLSQRVAGGAVGMSHAQVGRIERGKVADPTVGQLARLAAAVGLDLSVRLYPGTDAVRDAAQLRLLERFRRGLHPALRWRTEVPLPMGGDRRAWDAVIDGDGWRAHVEAETRIGDVQALLRRLALKMRDGGADRVILVVARTRANTATLAAVRSAMTASFPLAQRVIMTRLQEGDDPGGSGIVCI; encoded by the coding sequence ATGGTCAGGTACGGGCGTCGCCTCGACGCGGCCAACGAGGCCGCGGCCCGGATCCGAACGACGATCGGCGTGGAGCTGAGGAACAGTCGCCGCGGGGCTGGTCTGAGCCAGCGTGTCGCGGGTGGCGCGGTCGGGATGTCGCATGCACAGGTCGGCCGGATCGAGCGCGGAAAGGTCGCGGATCCGACCGTAGGTCAGCTCGCGCGACTCGCCGCCGCCGTCGGCCTCGACCTGTCGGTCCGGCTCTATCCTGGCACCGACGCCGTCCGCGATGCCGCCCAGCTCCGACTGCTCGAGCGGTTCCGGCGGGGATTGCATCCGGCCCTTCGCTGGCGGACCGAGGTGCCACTCCCAATGGGCGGTGACCGCCGCGCCTGGGACGCCGTCATCGATGGCGACGGCTGGCGCGCGCACGTCGAGGCCGAGACCCGGATCGGCGACGTCCAGGCTCTCCTCCGACGCCTCGCTCTGAAGATGCGCGACGGTGGTGCCGACCGCGTCATCCTCGTGGTCGCCCGCACACGCGCGAACACCGCGACGCTCGCCGCCGTCCGCAGCGCGATGACGGCATCGTTCCCACTCGCCCAGCGGGTGATCATGACGCGACTTCAGGAAGGCGACGACCCCGGTGGCTCCGGGATCGTCTGCATCTGA